In Ferroplasma sp., a single window of DNA contains:
- a CDS encoding ATP-dependent DNA helicase, with amino-acid sequence MKLSEATSDEFLKVTENNDFTLYKHQEEAVEKIRKNRNVIVSVPTASGKTLIGYISIYDTYLRGKKSMYIVPLRSLAMEKFSELSTLRNLGLKVTMSIGDYDIPPSFVRNYDVIIATSERADSMLHRDPDILNYFGLIIVDEIHMISDQSRGPRLETVISTVLYLNPDILILGLSATVSNIEELAEWMNADTVISNFRAVPLETGILFKHNLIQGSDKKYIGNEDEIYLISESIESGGQALVFRNSRRNAEKYAMSMAAKFDFKNDVADMNVPADVFNEVQSNMISHGVMFHHAGLSNDQRAEIERLFREGYIRVLAATPTLAAGVNLPARTVIIRDITRYADGYSKPISGIEIQQMIGRAGRPKYDKKGYGYIYVASPSMLKVAEGYLSGKLEPVISKMDSNSLIRFNILALIASGVGNDFEGINAFYGKTLLAIQKDIEDMDLAFESAIYFLKENEFVQEENGKYSATKFGRLTSDLYIDPVTALILKQALEFEYSEELYLYFISKTPDILTFNFRDSDYVYIEEFLDRHNISDFSDESMKAAKTAIILNEWINEVPVGTIAETFGIGPGDIQARASSADWISYSLYRISRMFAPEHENKLMHLNIRIKEGIKEDIIRIIEIPQVGRVRARRLYNNGFNSLEAIAGARVEDISKIFGFSVKLASDIIENAKKINNRYY; translated from the coding sequence ACATCAGGAAGAGGCAGTGGAAAAAATAAGGAAAAACAGGAATGTGATAGTATCAGTGCCAACAGCCTCCGGTAAAACACTTATAGGGTATATTTCCATTTATGATACATATTTAAGGGGAAAGAAATCAATGTACATAGTTCCATTGAGATCACTGGCCATGGAAAAATTTTCTGAGCTGTCAACTCTCAGAAATCTCGGACTAAAAGTAACAATGTCCATTGGAGATTATGATATTCCCCCATCCTTTGTTAGAAATTATGATGTTATTATTGCAACCTCAGAAAGGGCAGATTCCATGCTTCACAGAGATCCCGATATTCTAAATTATTTCGGGCTAATCATAGTGGATGAAATTCATATGATATCTGATCAGAGCAGGGGCCCAAGGCTGGAAACAGTGATATCAACGGTTCTTTACCTTAATCCTGACATCCTGATCCTGGGGCTCTCAGCAACCGTTTCCAATATAGAGGAGCTTGCGGAGTGGATGAATGCTGATACGGTTATATCAAATTTTAGGGCTGTACCACTGGAAACCGGGATATTATTCAAGCATAACCTCATTCAGGGGAGCGATAAAAAATACATTGGAAATGAGGATGAGATCTATCTCATAAGTGAAAGCATTGAATCTGGAGGACAGGCCCTGGTATTCAGGAACTCGAGAAGAAACGCAGAAAAATATGCAATGTCAATGGCGGCTAAATTCGACTTTAAGAATGATGTTGCTGACATGAATGTGCCTGCTGATGTATTTAACGAGGTACAGAGCAATATGATATCGCATGGTGTTATGTTTCATCATGCAGGTCTGTCAAACGATCAGCGTGCTGAGATAGAGAGGCTTTTTAGGGAAGGGTACATAAGGGTTCTAGCCGCAACACCTACACTGGCAGCAGGGGTCAATCTACCGGCAAGGACAGTTATAATAAGGGATATAACAAGGTATGCAGATGGATACAGCAAACCTATATCTGGGATAGAAATTCAGCAGATGATAGGCAGGGCAGGAAGGCCGAAATATGATAAAAAGGGTTATGGATATATATACGTGGCTTCTCCTTCCATGCTCAAGGTGGCCGAAGGCTATTTAAGTGGAAAGCTTGAGCCCGTAATTTCGAAGATGGATTCTAACAGCCTTATTAGATTTAATATCCTGGCCCTCATAGCATCAGGGGTGGGAAATGACTTTGAAGGCATTAATGCCTTCTATGGAAAAACACTGCTGGCAATCCAGAAAGATATTGAAGATATGGATCTGGCATTTGAAAGCGCCATATACTTTCTGAAGGAAAACGAATTCGTACAGGAGGAAAATGGAAAATATTCAGCAACAAAGTTCGGAAGGCTTACATCGGATCTGTACATTGACCCGGTTACAGCACTTATACTGAAGCAGGCACTGGAATTTGAATATTCTGAGGAACTTTATCTTTACTTTATTTCAAAAACACCGGACATACTTACATTTAATTTCAGGGATAGCGATTATGTTTACATTGAAGAGTTTCTTGACCGGCACAATATAAGTGATTTCAGCGATGAATCAATGAAGGCCGCAAAAACTGCCATAATACTAAATGAATGGATTAATGAGGTGCCTGTAGGTACCATAGCCGAAACTTTTGGAATAGGCCCCGGGGATATCCAGGCAAGGGCGTCATCTGCGGACTGGATTTCATATTCACTTTACAGGATTTCCAGAATGTTTGCCCCCGAACATGAAAATAAGTTAATGCACCTGAACATAAGAATCAAGGAGGGCATAAAGGAGGATATAATACGTATTATAGAGATACCTCAGGTAGGCAGGGTAAGGGCCAGGAGGCTGTATAATAATGGCTTCAATTCTCTTGAAGCCATTGCCGGGGCAAGGGTAGAGGACATATCAAAAATCTTTGGTTTCTCTGTAAAACTCGCCAGCGATATCATAGAGAATGCAAAAAAAATCAATAATAGGTATTATTAA
- a CDS encoding class I SAM-dependent methyltransferase family protein — protein MLHVKIEKKCGQETINKLKSLRLLDNNYKISSDDTYIYIPVTGKPDGYKTVEREALKSSRIEPERVSFSYDIIGSIAIIKGKSVEESMYLARFLTERKNIKTVYLDSGIEGEFRTRNLTLLSGDPVYRTIYHENGIRMNVDVGRAYFSPRLASERLRIAKEVRDGENIIDMFAGIGPFSILIAKNKLCNIIAIDKNPAAIELLDKNIGLNRMRGHITAIAGDSGILVSGYSGFDRIIMNLPHDSIKFLPIAIDAIVSGGLINYYEICDLDTLESRMEEFRDLGLEIVYKRIVHGFSKYLNMYSIELKKR, from the coding sequence ATGTTACATGTAAAAATTGAAAAGAAATGCGGTCAGGAAACCATAAATAAATTGAAAAGCCTGAGACTACTGGATAATAATTATAAAATATCCAGTGATGATACCTATATTTATATACCGGTTACAGGAAAACCGGATGGCTACAAGACAGTGGAAAGGGAAGCCCTGAAATCTTCCAGGATAGAACCTGAAAGGGTATCTTTTTCCTACGACATCATAGGAAGCATAGCGATAATAAAGGGGAAGAGCGTTGAGGAATCCATGTATCTTGCCAGATTCCTGACTGAGCGAAAAAACATCAAAACGGTATACCTTGATAGCGGCATTGAGGGGGAATTCAGGACAAGAAATCTGACACTATTATCCGGTGACCCTGTATATAGAACAATTTATCATGAAAATGGCATAAGAATGAACGTTGATGTTGGCAGGGCATATTTTTCACCTAGGCTTGCCAGCGAGCGTCTACGTATAGCAAAGGAGGTAAGGGATGGTGAAAATATAATAGATATGTTCGCAGGCATAGGCCCTTTTTCCATTCTAATAGCCAAAAATAAGCTGTGCAATATTATTGCTATTGACAAAAATCCTGCTGCCATAGAACTTCTCGATAAAAATATAGGTTTAAACAGGATGAGAGGACATATTACAGCCATTGCCGGGGATTCTGGAATTCTGGTATCAGGATATTCAGGATTTGACAGGATTATAATGAACCTGCCACATGATTCCATAAAATTTCTGCCTATAGCCATAGATGCTATTGTATCAGGAGGATTGATAAATTATTATGAGATATGTGATCTGGATACCCTGGAATCGAGAATGGAGGAATTCAGAGACCTTGGGCTAGAAATAGTTTATAAGAGGATAGTTCATGGGTTTTCTAAATACCTGAATATGTATTCCATAGAGCTTAAGAAGCGTTGA
- the uppS gene encoding polyprenyl diphosphate synthase translates to MSIANKIGNIASGVYEQALMEEIRKSKVPHHLGIITDGNRRYARQIGISPNEGHVRGKDKLEEVLDWAMEVGIKIVTVYGFSTENFKRETDEVRFLFNLINDSLRDLLHDDRIYKNEIKVKVIGDFRGLPEYLINTINEVEKSTENFKKFRFNLAIGYGGRQEIISAVKNIASDVVNGIVKLDDINEDLFRNYLYDNTLTDPDLILRTSGEERISNFLLWQSAYSELYFSDVNWPELKKLDFLRAIYSYQSRKRRYGK, encoded by the coding sequence ATGAGCATTGCCAATAAAATCGGTAACATAGCCTCCGGGGTATACGAACAGGCGTTGATGGAGGAAATCCGTAAAAGCAAAGTTCCCCACCATCTGGGAATTATAACTGATGGAAACAGAAGATATGCCAGGCAGATAGGCATCTCACCAAATGAGGGGCATGTCAGGGGAAAGGATAAACTCGAGGAGGTACTGGACTGGGCAATGGAAGTTGGAATTAAAATTGTAACAGTATATGGATTTTCCACAGAAAATTTCAAGAGGGAAACCGACGAGGTCAGGTTTTTATTTAATTTAATAAACGATTCATTGCGTGACCTTCTTCACGATGACAGAATATATAAAAATGAGATAAAGGTCAAGGTCATAGGAGATTTCAGGGGGTTACCGGAGTATCTCATAAATACCATAAATGAGGTGGAGAAATCCACAGAAAATTTCAAAAAGTTCAGGTTCAACCTTGCTATTGGTTATGGTGGCAGGCAGGAAATAATAAGTGCTGTTAAAAACATAGCATCGGATGTGGTGAATGGGATAGTAAAACTGGATGATATTAATGAAGATCTTTTCAGGAACTATCTCTATGATAATACGCTTACTGACCCTGATCTCATACTGAGAACCAGCGGGGAGGAAAGAATTTCAAATTTTCTTTTATGGCAATCTGCATACTCAGAACTCTATTTTTCCGATGTTAACTGGCCTGAGCTTAAAAAGCTGGACTTTTTGAGGGCTATTTATTCATACCAGTCCAGGAAGAGGAGGTACGGGAAATAA
- a CDS encoding tRNA(Ile)(2)-agmatinylcytidine synthase: MFVAIDDTDSQDRMCTTYLIYRIIADGRYDIIDEPQLVRLNPNIGYKTRGNGALNICLGKGSGKTNIIGKISGKYVYSYSRIEEEPDVNQLMDYVSSIVDEFYVRDDDKTNPGIVISRTKFNEELYSTALQEDINIEFIENYLRGRAVYKKFKTGHGIIGSAASLAWKGQRYTYELLDYRYPHYTGLTHEEKMEISKIPEKYASTFNNIDTVNGYPAIFPKPKTPVVMGIRGIVKNDLINIYEEIQNFHKIQDDGYIIYRTNQGTDDHIINNPDYISDMGSYAVTGVISGNPYTIEGGHSFVSLNYKNREIKLAAFEPTKEFRKILLSLVPGDIVTAYGSYMAGTLKLEKIRIRKIATLYSRENPLCPVCNVRTKSKGKADFRCPSCHRRYKTPVYREINRNVSEGFYEVPVIARRHLAMPVKLNNYFYGSGIHDGVM, from the coding sequence ATGTTTGTGGCAATAGATGATACTGACAGCCAGGACAGGATGTGTACTACATATCTCATATACAGGATAATTGCTGATGGCCGTTATGATATCATTGATGAGCCACAGCTTGTGAGGCTAAACCCTAATATAGGCTATAAAACTAGAGGAAACGGTGCATTGAATATTTGCCTTGGAAAGGGCAGTGGCAAAACAAACATCATAGGAAAAATATCAGGCAAATATGTTTATTCATACTCCAGAATAGAGGAGGAGCCGGATGTGAACCAATTGATGGATTATGTTTCCTCCATAGTGGATGAATTTTATGTTAGGGACGATGATAAAACAAACCCCGGCATAGTCATATCAAGAACCAAATTTAATGAAGAACTGTATTCCACTGCACTGCAGGAGGATATAAATATAGAGTTCATCGAGAATTACCTCAGGGGAAGGGCTGTGTATAAAAAATTCAAGACCGGCCACGGCATAATAGGGTCAGCAGCGTCACTGGCATGGAAAGGGCAGCGTTATACATATGAATTGCTGGATTACAGATATCCACATTATACCGGACTAACACATGAAGAAAAGATGGAAATTAGTAAAATTCCTGAAAAATATGCATCAACATTCAACAACATAGATACTGTTAACGGTTATCCGGCAATATTCCCAAAGCCAAAAACCCCTGTTGTTATGGGAATTAGAGGAATTGTAAAAAATGACCTTATAAACATTTATGAGGAAATACAAAATTTCCATAAAATCCAGGATGATGGGTATATAATATACAGGACAAACCAGGGAACAGACGATCATATAATAAACAACCCGGATTACATCTCTGATATGGGTTCCTATGCTGTTACCGGGGTAATATCAGGAAATCCCTATACCATTGAAGGCGGGCATTCATTTGTAAGCCTCAATTATAAAAATAGGGAGATTAAACTTGCAGCCTTTGAACCCACAAAGGAGTTCAGGAAAATTTTACTATCGCTGGTGCCCGGTGACATAGTAACGGCATACGGTTCATACATGGCCGGCACGCTAAAATTAGAAAAAATCAGGATAAGGAAGATAGCCACGCTCTATTCGCGTGAGAATCCTCTTTGCCCGGTATGCAATGTCAGGACAAAATCAAAGGGGAAGGCAGACTTCAGGTGCCCTTCCTGCCACAGAAGGTATAAAACCCCTGTTTACAGGGAAATAAATCGCAATGTAAGTGAGGGATTCTACGAGGTTCCGGTTATAGCCAGAAGGCATCTGGCAATGCCTGTAAAACTGAACAACTATTTTTATGGTTCCGGAATACACGATGGGGTTATGTGA
- a CDS encoding AAA family ATPase: MICITGIPGTGKTSFCRMLNLNGIKCTGLNEIAERSGLISKGVVDVDRLATVHIESDVVESHYSHFMNCSHVIILVEDEDVLRRRMELRGYSTEKINENLDAQRAQTIYYEALDRLPAGHIFIIEEKSRDLESVFCDITSILSKINNA, translated from the coding sequence TTGATCTGCATAACTGGAATACCAGGGACCGGGAAAACGTCCTTCTGCAGGATGCTAAATCTTAATGGAATAAAATGCACCGGACTAAATGAAATAGCTGAAAGATCTGGTTTGATATCTAAGGGTGTTGTTGATGTTGACCGCCTGGCTACTGTACACATAGAGTCAGATGTAGTGGAATCACACTATTCCCATTTTATGAACTGCAGCCATGTAATAATCCTTGTTGAGGACGAAGATGTGCTGCGCAGAAGGATGGAACTGAGAGGATACAGTACGGAGAAAATAAATGAAAACCTGGATGCGCAGCGTGCCCAGACCATATATTATGAGGCATTGGACAGGCTCCCAGCGGGGCATATATTTATTATCGAGGAAAAATCCAGAGACTTAGAATCGGTATTCTGTGATATTACCTCCATACTATCAAAGATAAATAATGCATAA
- a CDS encoding AAA family ATPase — protein MAYVISTINLKGGVGKTQTTIAISEFLASSFGKRVLIIDLDPQTNATVSLMDETRWLNMDKKGNTIFQLFSDKVYGTEVFDINSSIVKNVSNIDSGIQNLDLLPSSLRLIDIQDKLPLVSNSGYFVKTPITILKDSLGSILENYDYVMIDCPPNLGLITLAGIYISDYYIIPTVPDILSTYGIPQILTRINSFKKDTGIPIKPLGIVISMYRSNNRLHDSIIDSLKYRERKGDYPRIFEPYIPLSVRVSEAAEFQTGAATLGQKYGYELADRYTKLVREIIKYVE, from the coding sequence ATGGCATATGTTATAAGCACCATTAATCTAAAGGGCGGGGTTGGCAAAACGCAGACCACAATTGCCATATCTGAATTCCTGGCATCCAGCTTTGGCAAGAGAGTACTTATTATTGATCTTGATCCACAGACAAATGCCACAGTTTCACTAATGGATGAGACCCGCTGGCTTAACATGGATAAAAAGGGAAACACCATATTTCAGCTTTTCAGTGATAAGGTTTATGGCACTGAGGTATTCGACATTAATTCATCCATTGTCAAAAATGTATCCAATATAGATTCAGGGATTCAGAACCTGGATCTGCTTCCCTCCAGCCTGAGGCTCATAGATATACAGGATAAACTTCCGCTGGTATCAAATTCGGGATATTTTGTAAAGACCCCTATTACAATTTTGAAGGATTCACTGGGAAGCATACTGGAAAATTATGACTATGTTATGATAGACTGCCCTCCCAATCTGGGGCTAATTACCCTTGCAGGCATATACATCTCTGATTATTATATAATACCTACAGTGCCAGATATACTTTCGACGTACGGGATACCGCAGATTCTAACCAGAATAAACTCATTCAAAAAGGATACGGGCATTCCAATAAAGCCTCTTGGAATTGTTATATCCATGTACAGGTCCAACAACAGGCTTCATGATTCAATAATTGATTCCCTGAAATACAGGGAAAGGAAGGGTGACTACCCGAGAATTTTTGAACCATATATACCTCTTAGCGTGAGGGTTTCAGAGGCAGCGGAATTCCAGACAGGTGCTGCAACTCTTGGGCAGAAATACGGATATGAACTTGCAGATAGATACACAAAACTTGTCAGGGAGATTATAAAATATGTTGAATAA
- a CDS encoding universal stress protein, with translation MFESSRSYFLKTDHIIVPMFRGTNSRKALKISYDMAKFFHSEITAITIREKKANVDAYGRLNLVTAAYNDGKKAGIKVVPKIQTFEDAKKGIIAETSGHYYDLLFLSTRKRSLLSSSVFGNIGDYILKNSTLPTAILSSGDMERGYNNILIPLAESINTRAAVFLAMQIGRIYGSGITIYDLRKYDRAPTHRFKMLMDNPGMLSEDKLDITIIKAGDNRGIKEELGSYIEAERPDCVFVGTRKSQNYRMTSDIKLLIKDPDIDTILVKK, from the coding sequence ATGTTTGAATCCTCAAGATCATATTTTTTGAAGACGGACCATATTATTGTGCCTATGTTTAGGGGAACAAACTCCAGAAAGGCACTTAAGATATCATATGACATGGCTAAATTTTTCCATTCTGAAATTACTGCCATAACAATAAGGGAAAAAAAGGCGAATGTGGATGCCTATGGACGGTTGAACCTGGTTACTGCTGCCTACAATGATGGAAAAAAGGCCGGCATAAAGGTTGTTCCAAAAATACAGACTTTCGAGGATGCAAAGAAGGGTATTATAGCTGAGACTTCCGGCCATTACTATGACCTTTTATTCCTGTCAACCAGGAAACGATCCCTGCTTTCAAGTTCTGTGTTCGGGAATATAGGAGATTATATATTGAAGAATTCCACCTTGCCAACAGCAATACTGAGCTCGGGGGATATGGAAAGAGGTTATAATAACATACTTATCCCCCTGGCAGAATCCATAAATACAAGGGCTGCTGTATTCCTTGCAATGCAGATAGGCAGAATCTACGGTTCAGGCATTACAATCTATGACCTGAGGAAATACGACAGGGCCCCCACGCACAGATTCAAAATGCTCATGGACAATCCAGGAATGCTATCTGAGGATAAACTGGATATTACAATTATAAAGGCTGGTGATAACAGGGGAATTAAGGAGGAACTGGGCAGCTACATAGAAGCAGAGCGCCCGGATTGTGTATTTGTGGGCACGAGAAAATCACAGAACTACCGCATGACATCTGACATAAAGCTTCTTATAAAGGACCCGGACATTGATACAATTCTTGTGAAGAAATAG
- a CDS encoding class II aldolase/adducin family protein, with protein MEYELERNTVLNACREMVRSNLTVGSWGNISLRCDDGNMVITPSGTNYEKSRPEDMVVTDMSGNIVSGRMSPSSERLMHYAIYKNRPDVMAIVHTHSIYSSVLSVIDHRIPPVTEDTAMILGDGVEVSEYAITGSQELADNVVRGLGTNNATIMKNHGAVAVGSDMDRAVTAAQVLEKSSHIFIMAKMSGTVNVLPDQDVKKLRGMSEAYLNQWKNWK; from the coding sequence ATGGAATACGAGCTGGAAAGAAATACTGTTTTAAATGCCTGCAGGGAAATGGTCAGAAGCAATTTAACTGTTGGCTCCTGGGGGAATATAAGCCTGAGATGTGATGATGGTAATATGGTTATTACGCCCAGCGGCACAAATTATGAGAAGAGCAGGCCTGAGGATATGGTTGTAACAGATATGTCCGGAAATATAGTAAGTGGCAGAATGAGCCCATCCAGTGAAAGGTTGATGCATTATGCCATATATAAAAATAGGCCAGATGTTATGGCCATTGTACATACACATTCAATATACTCATCTGTTCTTTCCGTAATAGATCATAGAATACCCCCTGTTACAGAGGATACTGCCATGATCCTGGGGGACGGTGTTGAGGTATCGGAATATGCAATTACTGGATCCCAGGAGCTTGCAGACAACGTTGTAAGAGGCCTTGGCACAAATAATGCGACTATAATGAAAAATCATGGGGCAGTGGCAGTAGGAAGCGATATGGATAGGGCTGTAACAGCCGCCCAGGTACTGGAAAAATCATCCCACATATTCATTATGGCAAAAATGTCAGGAACGGTAAATGTCCTGCCAGACCAGGATGTAAAAAAATTAAGGGGCATGTCTGAGGCCTATCTTAACCAGTGGAAAAACTGGAAATAA
- a CDS encoding tRNA uridine(34) 5-carboxymethylaminomethyl modification radical SAM/GNAT enzyme Elp3 produces MDFYEEITSEIVNGTIKNKDQLQKEKLLLSKKFNLDVVPSDVEILNYGDNRKYVQLLRKKPTRTVSGVAVVAAMTSPEACPHGKCIFCPGGVDSNSPQSYTGYEPSALRGKNNYYDSYNITFNRLKQLETIGHDTSKVDLIVMGGTFTARSREYQETFVKGCIDGMNKKVSGSLEESIMENEFSERRCIGMTIETKPDWFNEREIDEALSYGTTKVELGVQVLNDAVLRLNRRGHGIPEIVRSTQLAKDAGFKILYHLMPGMYGSSYKEDIKSFDMVINDERFKPDMLKIYPTLVVKNTALYMYWKEGKFVPFDTEKVDRMATYFMKNMPPWIRVMRMQRDIPVNFIEAGVKRSDLHNLVDNRLKEMGIKTMEIRSREVGIARDSFGSDYELVRRNYRASNGDEIFLSFENSKRDIIGYLRLRMPSDLAHRKEILNSSVIREIKVMGNIVPIGEESSENWQHHGFGKKLLDEAERISLEEYDKKRIIVISGIGVRNYFRKYGYERLGPYMAKQLA; encoded by the coding sequence ATGGATTTTTATGAGGAAATTACCTCTGAAATAGTTAATGGCACAATTAAGAATAAGGATCAGCTTCAGAAAGAGAAGTTGTTATTATCAAAAAAATTTAATCTGGACGTTGTTCCCAGTGATGTGGAAATTCTAAATTATGGGGACAACAGAAAGTATGTTCAGCTCTTGCGCAAAAAACCCACCAGAACTGTGTCAGGGGTTGCGGTTGTAGCAGCCATGACATCACCTGAGGCATGCCCCCATGGGAAATGCATATTCTGCCCGGGAGGTGTTGATTCAAATTCTCCCCAGTCCTATACAGGCTATGAACCCTCAGCTCTCAGGGGTAAAAATAACTATTACGATTCTTATAATATAACGTTCAACAGATTAAAGCAACTTGAAACCATAGGCCATGATACAAGCAAGGTTGATCTGATTGTTATGGGCGGAACTTTCACAGCCAGAAGCAGGGAGTATCAGGAAACCTTTGTCAAGGGATGCATAGATGGCATGAATAAGAAGGTATCTGGCAGCCTTGAAGAATCAATAATGGAAAATGAGTTTTCTGAACGTAGATGTATAGGCATGACTATTGAAACCAAGCCTGACTGGTTTAATGAGAGGGAAATAGACGAGGCCCTATCATATGGAACAACAAAGGTGGAGCTTGGTGTGCAGGTTCTTAATGACGCTGTCCTCAGGCTGAACAGAAGGGGGCACGGCATTCCGGAAATAGTCAGATCCACCCAGCTGGCAAAAGATGCAGGATTCAAAATCTTATATCATTTAATGCCTGGCATGTACGGCTCCTCGTACAAGGAAGATATAAAAAGTTTTGATATGGTTATAAATGACGAAAGATTCAAACCGGACATGCTTAAAATATATCCTACCCTTGTTGTTAAAAATACCGCTCTCTATATGTACTGGAAGGAGGGAAAATTTGTGCCCTTCGATACAGAAAAGGTTGACCGGATGGCAACATATTTTATGAAAAATATGCCACCGTGGATCCGGGTTATGAGGATGCAGAGAGATATACCGGTTAACTTTATAGAGGCAGGTGTAAAGAGGAGCGACCTGCATAACCTGGTTGACAACCGCCTGAAGGAGATGGGGATAAAAACCATGGAAATCAGGAGCAGGGAAGTTGGGATTGCCAGGGATTCTTTCGGAAGCGATTATGAACTGGTTAGAAGGAATTACAGGGCCTCCAATGGCGATGAGATATTCCTTTCCTTCGAAAATTCAAAGCGTGATATTATCGGCTACCTGAGGCTAAGGATGCCATCTGATCTGGCGCACAGAAAGGAAATACTGAATTCCTCTGTTATACGGGAAATAAAGGTAATGGGGAATATTGTTCCAATAGGGGAAGAATCATCAGAAAACTGGCAGCACCACGGATTTGGGAAAAAGCTCTTGGATGAGGCAGAACGGATCTCACTGGAAGAATATGACAAAAAGAGAATTATTGTTATAAGCGGAATAGGAGTAAGGAATTATTTCAGAAAGTATGGATATGAAAGGCTGGGCCCATATATGGCAAAGCAGCTTGCATAA